In Pan paniscus chromosome 1, NHGRI_mPanPan1-v2.0_pri, whole genome shotgun sequence, the DNA window GGTCTGATCTCAGagtttccccttccttcctcttctcaaGGAGGCAACCCTATCAGCCACTGGCCAGGGAGTAGCTTATCTTAGGGAGCCATTTTGTAGAAATCTCAGGCAAGAAGGGGTTGGGAGTCATTTAGACTCCCACTCAACAATGTTTGTCGATACTAGCTATGTTTCAGGAACAGTCGTGTTCTGGGAACCACTGACATGCCCAGTGTTGACCCAGCATCCTCCTTTTAAGGGCTCAGAATTCAGTGGGGAAGTAAATGTAAGTAGTTCTCTGATTGGGGTAAGCAATGGAGATTGAAGAAAGGACGTTAATCAGCCTGAGTATTGGGGCgatcagggaaggctttctgGAGCAAGCACACCTTGAAGACTGAGTATGAGATAGCCACATGAAGGGGGGAGGCTGGGTGGGAAATCATGGAAagtgtgttccaggcagagggaatacaATGTACAAAGGTCTGCAGATGGATGTGAGAGAACAGTTCATTTGGAGAACCACATAAGAAACTTCAAGTAGTTGAGTCTGGTTGTAAACCAAGATATGAACTAGAGAAGGCCAAGAGATGAGGTGGGAGAGGTAGGAAGGGGCAGACCATCTGAAGCCTAAATAGGAGGAGGTCCAAgaccccctcctccccaggaactccacctcctccacctacCTCCTGCACCTGCAGGACTCCTACCTGAGCAGGGGCACCAGTGCCAGGCAGAGAAGAGAGTAACCAGCATCAGGAGCAGCgagacaggcaccaccaccagcagcacaTCTTTATAGGAGGCCTTCCCTGGTGCTGAACATGGAGGGGTGGGGTTAGAGGTGGACTTGATGCTTCATAAGCCCTCAACCATTGACTGCTGGCCCTTAGCATACCTGCCTCATGATGACAGCTATCCCAGGGCGTGACTGTGGCCAAGTCCCAGCTGACAGGGTTGGAGACAATGCAGGAATAGGCCACATCTCTGTCTCCTGGTCCCAGGGAAATGCTCAGCACCTGTCCGTCTGTGAAGAGGCTGTGTGGTTCCATACCAAAGTCCATGGTTGTCTCCCGTCGCCAGCTATAGGTTATTTCGCTGATGTTGGGGGCCCAACAGGACAAGAAAACCTGGCAGGTCTTGGAGGGCTGAGCATCCCTTTCTACAGCAATGAACACTTGTACCACGGGCCTGGGCACTGCATCTGGGAAAGAAAAGTACAGCTGGTATGGGTCTCAGGGATGCTGGGCAGGGCCCACATCTCTGGCTCTGGGATCTACCCAGGGTTAGATGCCACCTCTGGCTAGGCTTCTCTTGTTCCAAAATCTTGTCTGGCTTTCCACTGCCCACAGGACAGAAGCTGAATTCCTTAGCTTGATATTCAAAACCTTTCAGGAAATGATTCATGCCCATCTCTCCAGCTGTACCTCCTGCTGCTTCTCCCTGCTTATCCTAATTAATTTGCAGTTTTCCCAAACATGTCATGCTCTTGAATATCTTTCATGCTTTCACATAATTCATCTGCGCACACAGATGCCTTTCCCTTCTTGTCCTCCTAGAAAACTTCTAcccatccttcaaggcccagctTGAACACATTGCTTAATGCCTTGACTGTGAAGCCTTCCCAGGCATGGCTCTGAGCTCTCCAAGCACTCtatctctttttgtagtatttctcTCACAATATGTCAGTCAGTCAACAAGAGATGACAAGCATTTATTAAGTCaggcaagaaaacaaacacattCCTAGCCTTCTGGAGCTTACAGTTTGGtgagaaagacaaatacaaaatgattatgaataattaattaaataattatgagGGTGCAAAATGCTGTGAAGGAGGGGCCCAGAGGTGGGGGCTCTGTCTTGTTAGCTTAGTAAACTTGGCTCTGTAGTGCTGGCAAATAGTGGATGCTCGATATCTGGTCACTGAACAAACTGATATCCTGGTGTCCTAGGCCATGGATTCCCCTTTCTATACAGGTTGATGAGTAAATCTTGAGTCTCAGTGGAAATGAGGCCAGTGGGAGAGCATTCTGGTGACAACAGGAGGGCTCAGTCTCTGACAGCATTCCAAAGTCAAGCAGAGAAAAACCTCGTTAATGCCAGTTCAGTCTGGTGGGATTTGTGATATGAAAGAGAAATG includes these proteins:
- the SLAMF8 gene encoding SLAM family member 8 isoform X6, which produces MVMRPLWSLLLWEEELLATFFRGSLETLYHSRFLGRAQLHSNLSLELGPLESGDSGNFSVLMVDTRGQPWTQTLQLKVYDAVPRPVVQVFIAVERDAQPSKTCQVFLSCWAPNISEITYSWRRETTMDFGMEPHSLFTDGQVLSISLGPGDRDVAYSCIVSNPVSWDLATVTPWDSCHHEAAPGKASYKDVLLVVVPVSLLLMLVTLFSAWHWCPCSGPHLRSKQLWMRWDLQLSLHKVTLSNLISTVFVVWCTRALLNRSTLL
- the SLAMF8 gene encoding SLAM family member 8 isoform X4, with translation MVMRPLWSLLLWEALLPITVTGAQVLSKVGGSVLLVAARPPGFQVREAIWRSLWPSEELLATFFRGSLETLYHSRFLGRAQLHSNLSLELGPLESGDSGNFSVLMVDTRGQPWTQTLQLKVYDAVPRPVVQVFIAVERDAQPSKTCQVFLSCWAPNISEITYSWRRETTMDFGMEPHSLFTDGQVLSISLGPGDRDVAYSCIVSNPVSWDLATVTPWDSCHHEAAPGKASYKDVLLVVVPVSLLLMLVTLFSAWHWCPCSAERRARGIS
- the SLAMF8 gene encoding SLAM family member 8 isoform X5 gives rise to the protein MVMRPLWSLLLWEALLPITVTGAQVLSKVGGSVLLVAARPPGFQVREAIWRSLWPSEELLATFFRGSLETLYHSRFLGRAQLHSNLSLELGPLESGDSGNFSVLMVDTRGQPWTQTLQLKVYDAVPRPVVQVFIAVERDAQPSKTCQVFLSCWAPNISEITYSWRRETTMDFGMEPHSLFTDGQVLSISLGPGDRDVAYSCIVSNPVSWDLATVTPWDSCHHEAAPGKASYKDVLLVVVPVSLLLMLVTLFSAWHWCPCSERRARGIS
- the SLAMF8 gene encoding SLAM family member 8 isoform X7; amino-acid sequence: MVMRPLWSLLLWEDAVPRPVVQVFIAVERDAQPSKTCQVFLSCWAPNISEITYSWRRETTMDFGMEPHSLFTDGQVLSISLGPGDRDVAYSCIVSNPVSWDLATVTPWDSCHHEAAPGKASYKDVLLVVVPVSLLLMLVTLFSAWHWCPCSGKKKKDVRADRVGPETENPLVQDLP